One part of the Roseomonas gilardii genome encodes these proteins:
- a CDS encoding GlcG/HbpS family heme-binding protein — protein sequence MANPPTGFDHGVTLEATQTILRETLAEGRRLGLAPLTVVVLDQAAQLKGMLREDGCSLLRPGIAQGKANAALALGFGGRELARRAQNMPAFMNALSDLTGGSAVPVPGGVLLRDSAGKVLGAVGVSGDLSEKDEAAAVAGIKAAGLVPDTGD from the coding sequence ATGGCCAATCCCCCGACCGGCTTCGATCACGGCGTCACGCTGGAAGCCACGCAGACGATCCTGCGCGAGACTCTGGCGGAAGGCCGCCGCCTCGGTCTCGCGCCCCTGACCGTCGTGGTGCTGGACCAGGCGGCACAGCTCAAGGGCATGTTACGGGAGGATGGTTGCAGCCTGCTCCGCCCCGGCATCGCCCAGGGCAAGGCTAATGCGGCCCTGGCGCTCGGCTTCGGCGGCCGCGAGCTGGCGCGCCGCGCCCAGAACATGCCGGCCTTCATGAACGCCCTGTCCGACCTCACCGGCGGCTCCGCCGTGCCGGTGCCCGGCGGCGTGCTGCTGCGGGATTCCGCCGGCAAGGTCCTGGGCGCCGTCGGCGTGTCTGGCGACCTGTCGGAAAAGGACGAGGCCGCCGCCGTCGCCGGGATCAAGGCTGCCGGCCTGGTGCCCGACACGGGGGACTGA
- a CDS encoding DedA family protein — MADFWADWGALAYVAAACWAFFEGETFVLLASAAGRATGLIDPWILMLSVWGGSFLGDQLWFTLGQRYGAKAVRKIPGAERRLTQAMGILERYGALFVLTFRFAYGIRNVAAAACGVAGMPRLRFMTLNFVAAGIWAAAFVGAGWFAVAWLGEKNTFYALGAIGFGAIIFLAVKLIRQRQRRNRALVAAE; from the coding sequence GTGGCTGATTTCTGGGCGGACTGGGGCGCGCTTGCATATGTGGCGGCGGCCTGTTGGGCTTTCTTCGAAGGCGAGACCTTCGTGCTCCTTGCCTCCGCAGCCGGACGGGCAACCGGGCTGATCGATCCCTGGATCCTGATGCTCTCGGTCTGGGGTGGCTCCTTCCTCGGCGACCAGCTCTGGTTCACGCTGGGGCAGCGCTATGGCGCCAAGGCCGTGCGCAAGATCCCCGGGGCCGAGCGCCGCCTGACCCAGGCGATGGGCATCCTGGAACGCTATGGCGCCCTGTTCGTCCTGACCTTCCGCTTCGCCTATGGCATCCGCAACGTCGCCGCCGCCGCCTGCGGCGTGGCGGGGATGCCGCGGCTGCGCTTCATGACCCTGAACTTCGTGGCCGCCGGGATCTGGGCCGCCGCCTTCGTGGGCGCGGGCTGGTTTGCCGTGGCCTGGCTGGGCGAGAAGAACACCTTCTATGCCCTCGGGGCGATCGGCTTCGGGGCCATCATCTTCCTGGCGGTGAAGCTGATCCGCCAGCGCCAGCGCCGCAACCGCGCGCTGGTCGCGGCCGAGTAG
- a CDS encoding DUF2934 domain-containing protein encodes MAGNAPDDEARIRELAYFLWKDAGSPEGMAGAHWEQASRLLSGQASGGEPLEMQAAAAAKAEEEAKAVAAKARKPKVIGTAAAEVKPETRKAAPKAEKAPKADKPPKKPKAKA; translated from the coding sequence ATGGCCGGAAACGCACCCGACGACGAAGCACGCATCCGCGAACTCGCCTATTTCCTGTGGAAGGACGCCGGCTCCCCGGAAGGCATGGCGGGCGCGCACTGGGAACAGGCGAGCCGGCTGCTGTCCGGACAGGCTTCCGGGGGCGAGCCGCTGGAGATGCAGGCGGCCGCCGCGGCCAAGGCCGAGGAGGAAGCCAAGGCCGTCGCCGCCAAGGCCCGGAAGCCGAAGGTGATCGGTACGGCCGCCGCCGAGGTGAAACCGGAAACCAGGAAGGCCGCGCCAAAGGCCGAGAAGGCGCCGAAGGCCGACAAGCCCCCCAAGAAGCCCAAGGCCAAAGCATGA
- a CDS encoding aldo/keto reductase, whose protein sequence is MKYRQLGRSGLTVSAVCLGGNSWGAAGRRAWGAFDEEGSKPFFRTALDAGINFFDTADVYNLGESERIIGATLLRFAKREEVVVSTKIGSPMSDRPNGSGVGRKHLREAIDASLKRLGTDYVDLLEIHRLDAVTPIEEVMEALNDMVRAGKVLYIGGSTMPAWRFAQMCAVAQYRGWAKPVAMQNLYNLVQREEEREMIPLCLEQGVGLVPYSPLARGFLGGNRSRAGAESQRAKTDKLADGLYRESDFAVLDAVMAIAAARGVKPMQVSLAWLLSRPMMAAPIFGVSDPAQIADAAAATEIMLTPEEIASLEAPYEPRASA, encoded by the coding sequence ATGAAGTACAGACAGCTCGGCCGCAGCGGCCTCACCGTCTCGGCGGTCTGCCTGGGCGGCAATTCCTGGGGCGCGGCCGGACGGCGGGCCTGGGGCGCCTTCGACGAGGAAGGCTCGAAGCCCTTCTTCCGGACCGCGCTCGATGCCGGGATCAACTTCTTCGACACGGCCGATGTCTATAACCTCGGCGAGAGCGAACGGATCATCGGGGCCACCCTGCTGCGCTTCGCGAAGCGCGAGGAGGTGGTGGTTTCCACCAAGATCGGCAGCCCGATGAGCGACCGGCCCAACGGCTCGGGCGTGGGGCGCAAGCATCTGCGGGAGGCCATCGACGCTTCGCTGAAGCGGCTCGGCACGGATTACGTGGACCTGCTGGAGATCCACCGGCTGGACGCCGTCACCCCGATCGAGGAGGTGATGGAGGCGCTGAACGACATGGTCCGCGCCGGCAAGGTCCTCTACATCGGCGGCTCCACCATGCCGGCCTGGCGCTTCGCCCAGATGTGCGCCGTGGCGCAGTACCGCGGCTGGGCGAAGCCGGTGGCGATGCAGAACCTCTACAACCTCGTGCAGCGGGAGGAGGAGCGGGAGATGATCCCCCTCTGCCTGGAGCAGGGCGTCGGGCTGGTCCCCTACTCGCCCCTGGCGCGCGGCTTCCTGGGCGGCAACCGCAGCCGCGCGGGGGCGGAAAGCCAGCGCGCGAAGACGGACAAGCTGGCGGATGGCCTCTACCGGGAAAGCGACTTCGCCGTGCTGGACGCGGTGATGGCCATCGCGGCGGCGCGCGGGGTGAAGCCGATGCAGGTCTCGCTCGCCTGGCTGCTGAGCCGGCCGATGATGGCCGCGCCGATCTTCGGCGTTTCCGACCCGGCGCAGATCGCCGATGCGGCGGCGGCGACCGAGATCATGCTCACTCCGGAGGAGATCGCCTCCCTGGAGGCACCCTACGAGCCACGCGCCTCCGCCTGA